From a single Nicotiana tomentosiformis chromosome 2, ASM39032v3, whole genome shotgun sequence genomic region:
- the LOC138906129 gene encoding uncharacterized protein — MEAVELSSYCLKEVAYSWLELWDEFREEGSPPSRWSEFVDAFIDRFLPVETKAVHTAEFESLRQGSLNVWEYHMRFACLSKYVIYILPTMEARVRRCVPGLSPLVINEATTTALNANMNYGKMVAFSQVT; from the coding sequence ATGGAAGCTGTGGAGTTGTCTTCTTactgcctgaaagaggtggcatattcttggttagAGTTGTGGGACGAGttccgtgaggaggggagccctccgtcaaggtggagtgagtttgttgatgccttcattgatcgTTTCTTGCCTGTTGAGACTAAGGCAGTCCATactgctgagtttgagagcctaAGGCAAGGTAGCCtcaatgtgtgggagtaccatatgagatttgcgtgcctgtccaagtatgttatttacatattgcccactatggaggctagagtgcgccggtgtGTGCCGGGCctcagccccttggttattaatgaggccactACAACTGCCTTAAATGctaatatgaactatgggaagatggtggcattttctcaagtcACATAA